The genomic region GAGCACGGGTATCGGACGCGCCATGGGGAACCCATGTGGCCACCGCCGACCACGAGGCGGTGCCGCAGGTCACGTTTACCGACCCGGAGATTGCCTCCGTGGGCCTCACCGCCGCCGATGCGCGCAAGCGCGGCTTCGACATCCGGGTGGTCGACTACGAGATCGGGCACGTCGCCGGTGCCAGCGTGCGGGCCGACGGCTACACGGGCACCGCCCGGATGGTGGTCGACGAAACGCGAAAGGTCGTGCTCGGCGTGACCTTCGCCGGTCCGGACGTGAGCGAACTGCTGCACGCCGCGACAATCGCGGTGGTCTCAGAAGTCCCGATCGACCGCCTGTGGCATGCTGTTCCGGCCTACCCCACGGTCAACGAGGTCTGGCTGCGGCTCCTCGAAACCTACGGGCGGCCGGCCCGCTAGGCGTTGGTCCCGGCCTTGGCGGCGGTGCCGTCTCCGTAATCTTGCGGCGACGGCACCGCCGTCGTCCGCCCTGTCCACGTCGTTGGATAAAGCGACTACACGGAACTTTGCCGGATCTCCCCCGGATCTCTACCGGATCTCCTCAAGCGGGCCCAAGGTTTTCCGAGGATCTGTGAGGATCATGGGCCACATTCCACAGACCCGCATGCCTCCGGTCATGATCACCCTCGGATGTCCAGACTAGTGAGCGGAAAGGACCTGCAGATGATCGAACACCAGCTCCCGGCACACGGAACGAATGTCGCCTCTGGGCACAGGGACAGGCAAAGAAATGGACGCCTACGCCACATGGCGATTGCCCTGGTGCTGGCGGCGGCCGGGTCCGGGGCGATCAGCGGCGCGGCGCAGGCCGCCCCCGCACACGACGGACCCCGCTACGTAGCGGGCGCATCCGGCAGCGGCGACGCATATTTCCCCTACGCCGGCAACGGCGGGTACGACGTCCTGCACTACGACCTCGCCCTGCGCTACGCGCCGCCGTCGGACGCCGCGGTGCTCGAAGGCCGCCTCAGCGGCGTCGCGACCGTCACACTGCGCGCGACGCAGGACCTGCAGTCCCTCAACTTCGACCTCCGCGGCCTCGGCGTCACGTCGGTCCGGGTCGACGGCAGGGCCGCGACGCACGGGAAGCCGCAGGGCAGCGACCGTGCCGGGTGGTCACAGCAGCAGGACGACGCGAACCGCATCTGGGAACTCACCGTCGGTCTGCAGCCGAAGCTGAAGTCGGGACAGACGACGACGATCGTCATTGAGTACGGCGGAGTCACCGGACGGCCGCTCGACACCACCGGGGCACTCTACGGGTGGGTCACGACCGCTGACGGCGCCATGGTCGTGAACGAACCCGAGGGCGCGGCGACCTGGTACCCCGTGAACGACGACCCCGAAGACAAGGCAACCTACACGTTCCGCATCACGGTGCCGGACGGCAAGACGGCCGTGGCGAACGGGCTGCCCGTCGGCCGCCCGGTGACCAAGGCCGGGTGGACGACATGGACCTGGAAGGCCTCGGAACCGATGGCCAGCTACCTGTCGACGGCGAGCGTCGGCGACTTTGCCCTGTCCCGCGAGGTGGGTCCGCGCGGGCTGCCGATCATCAACGCGATCGACGCCGGCGTGACGGGCGCGGCACTGGCGGAAACCAATGCGTCACTCGCACAGCAGCCCGCAATGATCACCTTCCTGGAGGGCCGGTTCGGGCGGTACCCGTTCGAGTCGTTCGGCGCGATCGTCGACGACGACACGGTCGGCTATGCGCTTGAGACGCAGACGAGGCCGGTCTACTCGGAGGTCGCAGACGAATACACCGTGGTGCACGAACTCGGGCACCAGTGGTTCGGAAACTCGGTGAGTCCGTCTGACTGGAAGGACATCTGGCTGAACGAGGGCTGGGCGACGTACGTCGAGTGGCTGTGGGCCGAGCACCAGGGCACGGCCACGATGCCG from Arthrobacter sp. NicSoilB8 harbors:
- a CDS encoding M1 family metallopeptidase, giving the protein MAIALVLAAAGSGAISGAAQAAPAHDGPRYVAGASGSGDAYFPYAGNGGYDVLHYDLALRYAPPSDAAVLEGRLSGVATVTLRATQDLQSLNFDLRGLGVTSVRVDGRAATHGKPQGSDRAGWSQQQDDANRIWELTVGLQPKLKSGQTTTIVIEYGGVTGRPLDTTGALYGWVTTADGAMVVNEPEGAATWYPVNDDPEDKATYTFRITVPDGKTAVANGLPVGRPVTKAGWTTWTWKASEPMASYLSTASVGDFALSREVGPRGLPIINAIDAGVTGAALAETNASLAQQPAMITFLEGRFGRYPFESFGAIVDDDTVGYALETQTRPVYSEVADEYTVVHELGHQWFGNSVSPSDWKDIWLNEGWATYVEWLWAEHQGTATMPEQFADAVAYLDKNNRWALNIADPGRDNLFVGQVYLRGAAALHALRATIGDAAFFEGARLWLTRFNDSTAGTEDFEAVMEKASGQQLDAFFDDWLREGDRPAMPQLSADSVSHGTGRHAVSPDGSRTR